In Elusimicrobiota bacterium, one DNA window encodes the following:
- a CDS encoding helix-turn-helix domain-containing protein: protein MIGHKIRKYRKLRGLTQDGLARKADIPYTTLNKIEIGDIKHPRIDTIGKIAGALKVKIDKLVNG, encoded by the coding sequence ATGATTGGTCATAAAATAAGAAAGTACAGAAAATTAAGAGGACTTACGCAAGACGGTCTTGCACGGAAGGCAGACATTCCTTATACTACATTAAACAAGATAGAAATCGGCGATATTAAGCACCCAAGGATTGACACTATTGGGAAGATCGCTGGTGCATTAAAGGTTAAAATAGACAAATTGGTGAACGGATAA
- a CDS encoding putative DNA binding domain-containing protein: MNKQELIKKLQDIEWEDFEVKEAKSDLPKNIWETVSAFSNTAGGWLILGVSKSGNTYDIMGIDNPVKIESDFLTALRGDKFNKKIPVKCKKYRINNKTIFGFYIPSVSAKDKPVYFNAVTNAFIRTGSGDQRATREEIDALYRNSSFEEKDQERTKYTIKDLDKKSIDGYRQYFKTVNEGHHFNELSDAAFLNSLRVTIKDRVTYGGLLLFGKDLPLAHTFSNYHIDYLEIPGISYEDGPTRYTYRLTSEQNIYRSFFDIYDRLSKRVDVPFKLVGPFGDNNPPQLQAIREALVNMLIHSDYYSAIVPRVRVFSDRIEFFNPGTLPKSIEDILKEGFSQPRNPIVAKAFRYIRLADTIGSGFYKMFNGWQSYYKNKPEITGDIDYYRIMFKFGAKSSGAPINVPENVPINVPEKRNDIILLQIAKNNKITIPQLSKLLKVNDKTIKRDIENLKNKGLLKRVGARKGGNWEVIKDEKRQ; this comes from the coding sequence ATGAACAAACAGGAATTAATAAAAAAATTGCAGGATATAGAATGGGAAGATTTTGAGGTTAAAGAAGCAAAGTCAGACCTTCCAAAAAATATCTGGGAGACTGTCAGCGCTTTTTCAAATACTGCAGGTGGTTGGCTTATACTTGGAGTATCAAAGTCAGGCAATACGTATGATATAATGGGCATTGATAATCCTGTAAAGATTGAAAGTGACTTTCTTACTGCTCTCCGCGGGGATAAGTTCAATAAGAAAATACCAGTTAAATGCAAAAAATACAGGATTAACAATAAAACAATATTCGGATTTTATATTCCATCGGTTTCAGCCAAAGATAAACCAGTCTATTTTAACGCTGTCACTAACGCTTTTATCAGGACTGGCAGCGGAGACCAGCGGGCAACAAGAGAAGAAATTGACGCACTGTACAGGAATTCCTCGTTTGAAGAAAAAGACCAGGAACGTACAAAATATACAATAAAAGATTTGGACAAGAAGTCTATAGACGGTTATAGACAGTACTTTAAAACGGTTAATGAAGGGCACCACTTTAACGAACTCTCTGACGCGGCTTTTCTCAATAGTTTACGGGTTACAATAAAAGACAGGGTCACATACGGCGGATTGCTATTGTTTGGCAAAGACCTGCCGCTTGCCCATACATTTTCCAATTATCACATTGATTACCTGGAAATCCCCGGAATATCTTATGAAGACGGCCCAACCAGATACACTTACAGGTTGACCTCTGAACAGAACATCTACAGGTCTTTCTTTGATATTTACGACAGGCTTTCAAAGAGAGTAGATGTCCCTTTTAAACTCGTAGGGCCATTTGGAGACAACAATCCACCGCAATTGCAGGCAATCCGGGAAGCCCTTGTGAATATGCTTATACATTCGGATTACTACAGCGCCATCGTTCCCAGGGTGAGAGTATTTTCTGACAGGATTGAATTCTTCAATCCTGGGACTTTGCCAAAAAGCATCGAGGACATACTGAAAGAGGGCTTTTCCCAACCCAGAAACCCTATAGTTGCAAAGGCGTTCAGGTATATCCGGTTGGCTGATACTATAGGTTCCGGTTTCTATAAAATGTTTAATGGCTGGCAGAGTTACTACAAAAACAAACCAGAAATAACAGGCGACATTGACTATTACAGGATAATGTTCAAGTTCGGGGCTAAGTCATCTGGTGCCCCCATAAATGTCCCTGAAAATGTCCCTATAAATGTCCCTGAAAAAAGAAATGATATTATCCTGTTGCAAATAGCAAAAAATAATAAGATTACCATCCCTCAATTATCAAAGCTTTTAAAAGTTAATGACAAAACAATTAAAAGAGATATAGAAAACCTGAAAAATAAAGGTCTTTTAAAGCGGGTGGGCGCACGTAAAGGTGGCAATTGGGAAGTTATCAAGGATGAAAAAAGACAGTAA